From Anopheles funestus chromosome 3RL, idAnoFuneDA-416_04, whole genome shotgun sequence, a single genomic window includes:
- the LOC125767520 gene encoding uncharacterized protein LOC125767520 has product MNHQSVKVTKMDKKIKTAQHQKLIALENIKSLERFTQAFSSDDASQIPEALEGLEQYKQEFFTAVAKLEECDDSSEAIQSCINDRIDMEERCRRLKSFLRENQRKDANPLNESTLLANSTLAFGRPNAPNLRLPKIELPTFDGDSTKWLSFRDRFVAMIDASPDLPHIAKLQYLLSSLKGDAAVPFEHVALTTENYAVTWASLLKRYDNTRMLIRDYWRKLHFLPGIEAESVDGLTSLVDEFTRHVNGLVKLQEPVDSWDTPLSNMLLMKMDNETILAWEKHSVQFKRDKYNELIEFLQDRVQILKSSKSFACAKIAPTKVAGAHRLPASRKSITSAAAMQKNASMSTSPQLQRCPLQCPEPHLLRNCPEFINKEIQQRRDIVKTKGLCWNCLSSSHQVKSCRSDYSCRSCRERHHSLLHHASHSSVTVQPKVTLAAQSDDEMVFLETAMVYIVDDYGIKHEARALLDSGSMLNFISESLAQKLLTPRTKVNVCVTGIGSARQQVKGSITASVRSKDLHFTTPMEFFILDTPIAAIPTKPVDVSSWNMPNVTLADPTYHVPGKVDLIIGSDPFWEVHTGRKRSLGAGKPWLVETRFGWAVSGNTVQSSPAPRVCHVATSECPLEAIMTRFWESETISDEPALSVEEDICENHFIANTTRDGSGRYVVSLPHKSNPNIILGASRQIADRRLLAVERRLKANPEMREAYSSFMREYEHLGHMIRLEEPIDESCPHYYLPHHAVVKESSTSTKVRVVFDASCKTTSGYSLNDSLLVGPVVQQDLYTIMLRFRSHAIALTADVEKMYRQIRHHPADKNFLRIRYRKDPSEPIATYELQTVTYGTASAPFLATRTLKQTAYDHQEQYPRAVVPVLRDFYVDDLLTGTDEISDAIEMQKQISSMLQSAGFALKKWASNNPKALHGIPQEDLALQTCHEWNKSQFVSTLGLIWEPAADVIRFRIELPPSASVLTKRLVLSYIAKIFDILGVLGPTIVIAKLFMQQLWSLKENGVALGWDSELPLHLQQEWNRFHSSLHSLRELHIPRFISLPNATTTQLHVFADASQAAYGACCYFRAENHHGISVNLLIAKSKVVSLTNTHSIARLELCAARLAIQLVKRISTSLNTPIIIFCWTDSMTVLYWLKSPPRRWKPFVANRVAQIQQETRIKCWRHVPGVDNPADDISRGLLPDKLLSSHRWWHGPHWLSSKEADWPHNPTTEEIVCNDEERATQLVAATSTTNDFGSKYFARFSGYLKLLRTTAYALRYLRCLKDSVSSVTAVSRKNTTVAELIALISALSKDELHRAEICLCKLAQQDSFPEELHAIRSGNEIPRHSRLKWLSPFVDHDGILRVGGRLRNAQITDATKHPIVLSSKHPLASLLVCWYHRKLLHAGPQLLLASLRQRFWIIGGRSLVKSIFHRCHRCFKSKPSLVRQAAADLPTSRVSPTRPFAVCGVDYCGPVMIKSAIRNRSATKAYIAIFVCFSTRAVHIELVNDLTTFAFLAALRRFIARRGLVTEIHSDNATTFKGAAHELHRLYQMLKCRNTERAEIFNWCAINEIRWKFIPPRAPHFGGLWEAAVRSAKHHIIRTIGTASLTQEGWLTLLAQVEQCLNSRPLVPLTSEPTDMEPLTPGHFLVGSNMLAPPQVDLW; this is encoded by the exons CTGCCCAGCATCAAAAACTAATCGCGTTGGAGAACATTAAATCGCTGGAGCGGTTTACACAGGCGTTCAGCAGCGACGATGCAAGCCAAATTCCGGAGGCTTTGGAGGGGCTGGAGCAGTACAAGCAGGAGTTTTTCACCGCAGTGGCGAAACTGGAGGAATGCGACGACAGCAGTGAGGCGATACAATCCTGTATCAACGACAGGATCGATATGGAAGAACGGTGCCGGCGGCTGAAATCATTTCTCAGAGAGAACCAACGGAAGGACGCCAACCCGCTAAACGAATCCACTCTTTTGGCAAATTCAACGCTTGCGTTTGGACGGCCAAACGCACCCAATCTTCGGTTGCCAAAAATCGAACTGCCGACGTTCGATGGGGATTCAACAAAGTGGTTGTCATTCCGCGATCGTTTTGTCGCTATGATCGACGCTTCACCCGACTTACCACACATTgcaaaattacaatatttgcTTTCTTCGTTGAAGGGCGACGCAGCGGTGCCCTTTGAACATGTGGCTTTGACTACCGAGAACTACGCTGTGACGTGGGCGTCACTTCTTAAGCGTTACGACAATACACGGATGCTGATTCGCGATTATTGGCGGAAGCTTCATTTCCTTCCGGGAATAGAAGCAGAAAGTGTCGACGGTTTGACATCGTTGGTGGATGAATTCACGCGGCATGTGAATGGATTGGTGAAACTACAAGAACCAGTCGATTCGTGGGACACACCTCTGTCCAACATGCTTCTAATGAAGATGGACAACGAAACCATCTTAGCGTGGGAAAAACACTCCGTGCAGTTTAAAAGGGATAAGTACAATGAGCTGATTGAATTCCTGCAGGATCGTGTTCAAATATTGAAATCGAGTAAGAGCTTTGCATGCGCAAAGATTGCACCGACCAAGGTGGCCGGCGCACATCGTCTTCCTGCATCACGGAAGTCGATCACGAGCGCAGCTGCAATGCAGAAGAACGCATCCATGTCTACTTCACCACAACTACAGAGATGTCCGTTGCAGTGTCCGGAACCTCATCTACTACGCAATTGTCCGGAATTCATCAACAAGGAGATACAACAACGACGTGACATCGTCAAAACAAAGGGTCTATGTTGGAACTGTCTCAGCAGCTCACACCAAGTGAAATCTTGTAGATCAGACTACTCGTGCCGATCATGCCGTGAACGTCATCATAGCCTACTTCATCACGCTTCGCATTCATCCGTAACTGTTCAACCGAAAGTTACTCTGGCGGCTCAATCCGACGATGAAATGGTGTTTCTCGAGACGGCAATGGTTTACATCGTAGACGATTATGGAATTAAGCACGAGGCTAGAGCGCTTCTTGATTCGGGATCGATGTTAAACTTTATATCGGAATCATTGGCTCAGAAACTCCTCACCCCTCGTACGAAGGTGAATGTGTGCGTTACTGGCATCGGGTCAGCAAGGCAGCAGGTGAAAGGTTCAATCACCGCTAGTGTTAGATCTAAGGACCTACACTTCACCACACCGATGGAGTTTTTCATCCTTGACACACCAATCGCAGCCATTCCTACCAAACCGGTAGACGTTTCTTCATGGAATATGCCGAACGTGACCCTCGCTGATCCCACTTATCACGTTCCTGGTAAGGTGGATCTCATCATCGGCAGTGATCCATTCTGGGAGGTTCATACTGGACGTAAGCGATCATTGGGCGCAGGCAAGCCGTGGCTAGTGGAGACCCGATTTGGATGGGCTGTTTCCGGAAATACAGTGCAGTCATCACCAGCTCCACGTGTATGTCATGTTGCAACGAGCGAATGTCCTTTGGAGGCAATCATGACACGTTTCTGGGAGAGCGAAACCATCTCCGATGAACCCGCTCTATCTGTGGAAGAAGACATCTGTGAAAATCATTTCATCGCTAATACAACTCGGGATGGTTCAGGAAGGTATGTCGTTAGCTTGCCACACAAGTCTAATCCCAATATCATTTTAGGAGCCTCAAGGCAGATAGCAGATCGTCGTTTGCTAGCGGTAGAACGGCGACTGAAGGCTAATCCTGAAATGAGGGAAGCATATTCGTCATTCATGCGAGAGTATGAACATTTGGGACACATGATAAGGCTCGAGGAGCCAATTGATGAATCATGTCCACATTACTACCTACCGCACCATGCTGTTGTAAAAGAATCCAGCACATCGACAAAGGTTCGTGTAGTATTCGATGCTTCGTGTAAGACGACGTCAGGTTATTCCTTAAACGATTCCCTGCTGGTTGGACCTGTCGTTCAGCAAGATCTGTACACTATTATGCTTCGATTTCGGTCACATGCTATTGCGCTCACAGCTGACGTTGAAAAGATGTACCGTCAAATCCGACATCACCCTGCAGATAAAAACTTTCTTCGAATCCGGTACAGAAAGGATCCGTCAGAACCAATAGCAACCTACGAGTTACAAACCGTAACGTATGGTACCGCATCTGCGCCATTCTTAGCCACACGGACATTGAAGCAAACTGCATACGATCATCAGGAACAGTATCCTCGAGCAGTCGTTCCGGTGCTTCGAGATTTCTACGTTGATGATCTGTTGACGGGGACAGATGAAATATCAGACGCGATCGAGATGCAGAAACAAATCTCATCCATGTTGCAGTCAGCTGGATTCGCGCTGAAAAAGTGGGCATCGAACAATCCTAAGGCGCTTCACGGGATCCCTCAGGAGGATTTGGCATTGCAAACATGCCATGAATGGAACAAATCGCAATTTGTGTCCACTTTGGGATTGATCTGGGAGCCAGCAGCAGACGTTATTCGGTTTCGCATCGAACTACCGCCTTCTGCATCAGTGTTAACAAAGCGCTTGGTTTTATCGTATATCGCTAAAATATTCGACATCCTCGGAGTACTCGGCCCAACGATAGTTATTGCCAAACTATTTATGCAGCAGTTGTGGTCGCTTAAGGAAAATGGTGTTGCACTGGGTTGGGACAGTGAGCTACCATTGCATCTTCAACAAGAGTGGAACAGGTTTCACTCATCGCTACATTCTCTTCGTGAGTTGCACATTCCACGGTTCATATCGCTTCCGAATGCAACTACCACTCAATTGCATGTCTTCGCGGATGCTTCTCAAGCAGCATACGGAGCATGTTGCTATTTCCGAGCAGAAAATCATCACGGGATTTCTGTGAACCTGTTGATCGCAAAGTCAAAGGTTGTTTCGCTAACTAACACTCACTCGATCGCCAGACTCGAGCTCTGCGCTGCACGATTGGCCATACAATTGGTTAAGAGAATCAGTACGTCACTCAACActcccatcatcatcttctgTTGGACTGATTCGATGACGGTGTTATATTGGCTGAAGTCACCGCCACGTCGCTGGAAGCCATTTGTCGCCAACAGAGTGGCACAGATCCAACAGGAAACTCGGATCAAATGCTGGAGACACGTTCCTGGGGTGGACAATCCAGCAGATGATATATCTCGTGGGCTGCTTCCAGACAAGCTACTATCTTCTCATCGCTGGTGGCATGGGCCACATTGGTTAAGTAGCAAGGAGGCAGATTGGCCACATAACCCTACCACAGAAGAAATCGTTTGCAATGACGAGGAGAGAGCTACACAATTGGTTGCTGCAACATCTACAACGAACGATTTTGGCAGCAAATATTTCGCACGGTTTTCTGGCTACCTGAAACTTCTTCGAACGACGGCCTACGCCTTGCGCTATCTTCGATGCTTAAAGGATAGCGTATCTTCGGTAACAGCAGTTagcagaaaaaatacaacagtTGCAGAACTTATCGCATTGATCTCAGCACTATCCAAGGATGAACTACATCGCGCTGAGATTTGCTTGTGTAAACTTGCGCAACAAGATTCGTTTCCGGAGGAGCTTCATGCGATAAGGAGTGGTAACGAGATACCACGACACTCACGGCTAAAATGGTTGTCACCTTTCGTTGATCATGATGGAATCTTGCGTGTTGGTGGCCGGCTTCGAAACGCGCAGATTACAGACGCCACGAAACATCCGATTGTGCTATCGTCGAAACACCCGCTCGCATCATTACTGGTTTGCTGGTATCATCGCAAACTGTTGCATGCTGGACCGCAACTTTTGCTAGCTTCACTTCGCCAGCGATTTTGGATAATCGGAGGCCGCAGTTTAGTGAAGTCAATTTTTCATCGATGCCACAGATGTTTTAAGAGTAAACCTTCGTTGGTGAGACAAGCTGCCGCCGATTTGCCTACATCTAGAGTGTCACCGACAAGGCCGTTTGCAGTGTGCGGGGTTGATTATTGCGGACCCGTAATGATCAAGTCAGCTATCCGCAATCGAAGCGCAACCAAAGCATACATCGCGATCTTCGTATGCTTTTCGACGAGAGCGGTGCACATAGAATTGGTCAACGATCTAAccacttttgcatttttagccGCACTCCGAAGATTCATCGCTCGCAGAGGTCTGGTTACGGAAATTCACTCCGACAACGCGACTACATTTAAGGGGGCTGCACACGAGCTGCATCGTCTGTACCAGATGCTGAAGTGCAGGAACACGGAACGGgcggaaattttcaattggtGCGCGATCAACGAAATCCGGTGGAAGTTCATTCCGCCACGGGCGCCTCATTTCGGTGGACTGTGGGAGGCTGCGGTACGGTCCGCAAAACATCACATTATACGGACGATTGGAACGGCGAGCCTCACCCAAGAAGGCTGGTTGACATTGTTGGCCCAGGTTGAGCAATGTCTTAATTCTCGACCATTAGTTCCGTTAACCAGCGAGCCCACTGATATGGAGCCGTTGACACCGGGTCATTTCTTAGTAGGGTCAAACATGTTAGCACCACCACAGGTTGATT TGTGGTAG